GCCTCAGGTGAAATCCTAAGTCCATTGTTGCATGCTTATATGCAAATTGGGTCATGATCTATCAATTGCAGAAAAACCATGTAAACCAACTGACTTGCCACCTCCTCATTACAGTTAAGCTGCAACCAACTGAAGTTTGTGGACTAATGTGCACATGAGTTTTGACATCTGACATGATTTATAtctatttacaaaaagaaaatttcaacattaaaaaatagcataaaaCCAAAAATGCACAATCCTAACATAAATCAAAAGAAGTGGGAATAAGCACATCAAATAGTCCAAACAATTAAATTTCTAGTATTCAAACCCAAGTCAGCACATCCCCAATCTGCATAAAGCAGAATGTAACAATGTCTAAGATATTAAACATAAATATAGAACTTATGACAGTTCATCTATACTATTATCCCAACACATGTACAGGCTTTTAACTTACATAGATGCAAAAATGCCAAGTAATAGCAGCTGCTCTTAGAGGCATTTTGTTGAACTCCTAGCAGATATAACCGAGAAATAGAACTTGGTTAATGTACAGGTGTTGAAAATTGAGGGAACCATAATTTCCAGTATCTAAGACATATTTAGAATAATGGAATTcacaattcaaaaacaaattgataCATCAAGTAAAATTTAAGGGACCAACATTAGACTACCTAAACTACTTCtgggaatttttttaaaaacaaatcaggtaataaaaaagataacaaaaaacCTATACTTGGGTTAGATATTGGAGTATAGTAGAAGAGGGCAGAGAGTAGAGCAAACATTTTCTTACAACCACACCCACATTTTCTTACTACATCACCCTTGTCTTATTTTTCCTCATTAATTGGCAGTTTTTTCCTATATCAATATTcgtaagcccaaaaaaaaaaaatttgaagtttatATGATATCCCAAAGCATTAATAGGGAAACTAAAACAATTCCTTAACTCaacacaaatcaaacaaaacacaacaaaaaatctATTTGGGTTTCTCATAAATGATCCTAGAAACCATTGGTTATGACCAATCATCAACCAACAATAATTCCCACAATAGATATTTGAATAAGAAACACATACCCACTTGAAAAAGACAGCCCTTGGCTTCTGCTTTGGGGATTTTGTGGGAAGTTTTTTGGGACTATGTGAAATCaatcaaaaagggaaaaaaatagaagcAAGAGATGCTTAAACTTAATACCTAATCTCGAATCAGTggtaaaacaaaactaaataaataaataaattcagataaaagaagaggaggaggagaaacGTACCTAATAGCAAGCGATCTGgtagaaattatgaaaaaacagAGACAACTTGTAGTTGGATACTTGGGTTATAACCAATCAATGTGGCAAATTATGCAGAGGAAAATCATTAAGGAATTATTACCTTTGCTTGTTTAAAATAGAATCAACCAAAGACGTCTTTCTAGGATCAACATGAGCCACAATCTCTATATTCCTCACTATGAAATTCTACCAGAATTCAAATATCACTTAGTTTAAATAGAAGTAATAAAACTAAGCCCAAAAAGTATCATTGTGGaaaattctttttaacaaatatattcaagcaatcaaaatcaagcaaaTCCATCTTAGAATTACAATTTCAGGCACAATTACACAGACCCACTATGAAGACATACGCTTTTATCAAACCATTTGATTAACAAAATTGCATACAAAAGTAAAGCCAATAAAAAACACCAATAAAGGAAAACCTGAGAAAAACCGAGAGAGAACGGTCTGATACCCATAGTCATGCCCTTGCAAGACTTGGGTCTATGTTTGAGAAAGGGTAGAGGGTAGAGGTTTTACGCTTAACGATGGACTGAAAGGGAAAAACATAAGAAGACAATTTCACCGGCAGCAGTTTCGCTGTGTGACAGCGGCAGGCTAGTGGAGACAATCCTATATCCTATCTCTATTCACAGAGTTTCTTCTCGCAGAGGAAAAATGGGCAAAGGCAAAACTGAAGTGAAATTGAGAATATATAAAGAGACAGCTAAAGAACTTACCCACTGAAACGCtatgtgtgtatttgtttttcattttagggagtaaaattTTGGTCAATGTGTCTGGAGGGTGAggctaaaaatataaaatatttgattttggttatttgttggttggttttcaaaaaaaaaaaaaatcttatttgttAATTTGTCACGAATTTAAAgaagtgtttttctttttttaatttctgtaaCTACTATTTAAGAGTGAAACATTTCACCTAAACCACTAAACGAAAACGCACAATATTTTGGTGTTTTAAAATGTAAACGTGGCATTAATTTGTGTAGTCACGTGACGCAATGAGACacggtcaacaaaaagtcaaacatttcGGCTATTAGTTATTACTAGTCGTTAACTCGTGCGATACACGGGAaagttttgcaaaaaaaaaaatatatatatatatattatattatgatacatatttaaattatatgcaATTACAATAATCTCATTTCTCATGTTCAAACCCATGCAATaataaaaacactaaataagaaatgttatattaaaaaaaatgacaaaaaccataaaaccaaaaccaaaaaaacaaactcACTTTTAAGGAAGTCAACTCTTTGAAGAATTGGAACAATTAGGACATATGGCATATGAAGAAACTTTCACTTAGTCAAACTATTGAATTCCATTAAGCAAAAACATATTAAGCAAAGAAGTTAACactaccaaaacccaaaatccaaacccactTTTGAGATCTTAATTGGGCAATGAAGACGCTTTCCGCATTTAATGTTACAAAGATTGCATCTTAATTTATTGAGCTTCCTTTGCTTCAAGAAAACAGGAAGGTTTGCAACGGTCATGAATATCAGTTACTAAATTTCGGTGCATATCAGTCCGTAGGAAAGTTGTCATAACAATCATTGCCATTATTGTAAgctaaaagaagaaaacaaaagaaaaggtttaTATTACTCATATTTGGGtataatgaaatttgataaagaaaagaaagttttaaaaaatactataaaGCTCATCTTACTTGAATGAACTTGAAGATGTAGACAAACGAATTCCTATTCATGAGCAAGAATTCTCTTGACAAGCAAGCTTTCACCAGTTCTGCCTTTTTGACACCACACTTTCTTGTTGTCAAAGCAGCCGGATGGCTTTTAGCCTTGTCCAACAGAGTTGCAAGTTCATCTCCGAGTTTCCGTCCCACATGGAAAGATTGGAATGCCTCAGCAAATTTCTTGACTATTACAAAATTGTAGGGCTCGTCTTTTTGTGCCCAGTACTGCTCCTTATCTTTCCTTGAAGTCACCTATAAATTGGTTATATATGAATCCAAATATGAGATTCTACTTGTAATGCTTACCTCTTTAGAAGATAATAATACTATTAGCATATatgagacccaaaaaaaaaaaaaaaaccattattcaAACTCACTTCTTGCAGGAAGTCTGCCACCCCTTTCCTCTCAGGACATTTAAAGCCCAttgattcaaaaaattcaagcaCTTGTTCACTAGAACCCTGGTATACAATCTGGCCATCAGAGATGAGAATAATGTCTCAAAAAGATTATAAGTCTCTGGTGCTGGCTGGAGGAGGGAGATGACAGCAGTTCCATTGAAAATGTGAACATATTGCTTGATTGAATTCACAATCTAAAAGTTGTTGAGCTATCCAAACCAGTAGATATTTCATCCATGAATAACACTTTAGATGGTCCAACCAACATCTAACCTATAATTTTAGTATTAGATATTATTGATATAGATGTAGAGAGAAAATGATTCTGTATATATGAACTGCAATTTGACTGTACCAGTTGTAACTCGTTTCCTTTGCCCTCCAGATTTTCCCCTTAACATTTGATTCCCAACTAAGGTATCTGCACAGACGTCCAATCCCAAAACCTGAAAACAACGtggaaaatgaataaaagtgaactataatgataatttctaaacaattttataatcaattcAACAATTTGCTGTTATTACCTTTAGAATGTAATCTGTCACCACATTCACCTCCCACCATTCTGTTGCCACTGCCTAGATTAGCAGAAGCAAATAAATAGAATGACATATAATGACAATACATATTTTAAGGAAGCTGTGAAAACCAGGATAGAAAAGATTGGTTTTGCATAAATCCCAAAAGCAACAAAACTGCTGCAAACCAACTAAGCCAATAACAAAAGCAAATCTTGAAACAGAGTCCATTACataaccaaaaaaccaaaaattaaacacataaTAGAACTAACAACACAAATATACATCAAAATTAAATCTCACATCAGACATTCACATTTTAAATTGCTACCCTACCCATTTAcgaattattttattaaaacaattaTAGTATATATTTAACTTGATGCACTAAATCCAAAAACTTCATATAATCCCTTCCTTCGGTATAAAAATTCAACCATTCAAATATCTTAGTTGactaaaaggaaagaaatcGTATTTGTAAGGAACCCATTTATTGTGTAGGAGAAGATGAAGAGTTTATTGCAATGCAACACCATTTCAATCTCTTCTACCAAAACAAataatcctaaaaaaaattatgttttgtcTAGAATTGGTTTAAtctacttctttttcttatgttttgtctagaattagttttctttttgaatatttgggttaatCTCCATATTTGTAACCAAATTATTCATTTCCgtaaaaatttgattttaatcaGCTATAGTATAAATACTTAGATTTTTAacgacatgatttttttttttttgggggatatAATGAGAAGATTATATATCAAATTCCAAAGGAATTTCATTGAACATAATTCATGTAACACCAaaagaacatataattttagattttaaaaaattttataagaaaattttctattataaccaaattaataaattccattaaaaatttaacttttttacaACCATGGTATAGCTACTCAGATATCACAACAtgaggatggaaaaaaaaaagttgaatgaAAAGATCTCATgtcaaatttaaaatgaatttcaTCAGACATGTGTCATGCAACACCAAAAGAAGacctaaaaaataagttaattcaAAGCAACCCAAAAAGATGATTCAAGGAAAAACACTTACCGTTTCATCCCTTCAAGCAATCCAGTTCCCAACAAATAGACCCATGAGTACAGTATGTTGACCAACAACTTTGATGAccctgaaactgaaattttgcattttgattGAACAATGAGAAAAACAGTATCCACGTCTATGATTAAAAACACAGAAAGATATAACTTTTCGAAACAAACTGTGTCGGTCCTATTTTTCCTACTGTTGGTGTACAGTTGCACCATTCCGTTGGGTATTTATTAGTATTTGCAGCACTTATCAATTAACCACGCAAGACAATTCAAACTATTCAAGCGTGAAGTGCTAAAAGTGCAAGCCAGAggtatttttatatatctaaaaatttgCAACTCAATATTCAAAGTTATATTGAATTGAGTACGCTCCGGACTGATTAtcaatgtaaaaagaaaaaagaataaactattatagttttcaattttcagtttttaatttatattctttttttctattatattgcCAATTCCTTCTGTATTCATGCAAGCAATATAACAACCCAAAAAGATAGCAAGAAAAAGTAATATGCAATTCAAACTATTCCGaactaaatattttatatgttttacaATTCACATCCAGAATTCTAAGTAattatcatgaaaaaaaaaaaaaaaaagaactttataAACTCATTTTCACAATTCCATAAATTTCATCCTTGCTTTTACacgcacacacatatatagaaaATCTAATAATActtctatgtttttttatggTACAATTCTCACTATGATCATGACCATCAATTTCAAAGGGTTTTAGTCTCTACCACACTGCCACAATTCTATTTAGGTTTTTACCATATCTTAACGGTAGTGCCCTCagatttctcattctttcccaggatccaaaacccttttttcccttctcttttCCCTCAATTTCTCACCAAACAAATACAATCATAAGaaaattgcaaaataaaaataaaaagttttggacttACGGTGAACCTTTGGACTTGGTTTGGAACTTTGCTGGTCAAAAATTGTGAAGTCTTGCTACAAGTGCTTTTGCAGATAGGACAAAATTTATATGGAGGGAAATACAGAGAAAgggtgagagagaggaagaagagcgtatagagagatagaaaaaatgttttttttgggAAGGAATTTGATACTTGAAAAATTTATAACTACCCATGTAAGACTCTTTTATATCTATGACGGTTtggttttttaaataaactGAATCAAGCCACCAACTATAACAAAAATTGTACTGAAACGGTTCAGTTATTTAAAAGACatctcgtttttttttttttttttaattttatttaattttattttttttaaatggtagtGTTTATTGATTGAGAAGGTGTtaactgaaaaatgaaaagatacaATTATTCggtattttttaacaataataaGTAGTTACCCATTGGAACTAAATAAGCAAACCACCGAAAAAACACAATTGTTTAATGTTTTAAACTGAATGTGTCAACAATTTATGTAGCCATGTAGAGGAATGAGAAGTGGTCAACGAAAAGTCAAACGTTTCGgctattaattattatatagatatatagatatagataattaaattttagttttatctgATTTGAATTAATAAGATGATGAacttttttaagtgaaaaatcCATAAAAGTTACAATTACTTAAACATGGAGGGAAAAGTAAAACACGTTGAAAAAGCTGATCAGACAGGCCCCAACATGCATGTATATAGCTAGAGCAGCTGTACCTCGACAGGTTATCATAATAACAAAGAAAGTGGCAAATGATAGAAGATTTCTTAACTAGTTGGAACTCAAACTTCTATActttttgaatatttgaatcAAACATCGTAAAGCAAAAGGCCCAAGAGAAGCTATCAAGATGTACCGAAATCTAAAAGATTCATCAGGCGTGACAGCAAATACCGCAGATGCATATGTAACAAGCATTGAAGCTGTGGCAAACCATACTTCTAAATGGAAAGGGAACCTATATGTGAGGGACATAATGACAAGAACCGATGTTGAAAGAGCCAAGGTgttagaaaacaagaaaacataGTAGGCTTGTTTTTGAGACGCATAAATTGCTCTTCCTGCTTTGTGTCCATTTGGACCATATTTTTCATCTTGCCAAACCCCTCCAGGGGGGTTAACCCCAGCTTGAAAGGTCACTGCAGTAATGAGTGTGACAACTACTAAGAGAACGTTTCGCGCATCGTTTGGCGAGTCCCTTCCTTCCTCATATTGGAAATATCTGAACCAGCTCTTTGGAGTTGGAAGAGGAGGGCTAGCCATTTTCCTCAACCAATAACAATGTGCCAATATTCCAATGCTTGTGTCAAGGATTGAAagagagtatatatatatatagagagagagagagagagcaactaGTAATATTTTTATACGCCCTTTGTTGTTATGATAAGTGTTATCTGTCTGTATATATAATTTCCAGTTGTGACTATTTCAAAATGTATGTCCattaaagtaattttatttaaggTTCAAGGAATATTTCTTTCTAATACCTTACATTTACTAGTTCAAAGTGAGGAAACTGGGAGTTAAGTCTTTAGTTATCCAGTGAAGTCAATTTTACACAACTAGGAAAAAGGGGCGAAAAGAGTTTGCTTTTGTTGAATATGATTTTGTGGCCAAAGAAAAATACAGAAAGTAAAAGTCAAATTTAGGTTTGGGGAGCCTATGCCAATCATGGTCAATTTGTTTAGTCCTCCCTTAAAATTCAAAGCctactattatttttaattgggaaAAGGTAATAGGTGCCCTAATTAAGGATATTGagatatagaaaatatttttaaaaatattttatgagagaaaaaaaaaaatgtaattgattttttgaacaactttttatattttttataaaaatgataataaaactttctttaaatggtttATTAACGAATATCATAAAAGTACTTATGAAGccacatttatttttaacaaatttttaacCATTTGTAGTTAGATTCTAAAGATGGAAAGCAAGGATTCTAATAGTGTCTCAAGATCATCGGTCTTTGACTCAGTCATCGCCATAGCTATCGTAGCTAGAGATTCTAATTGTAAGATTATGAAGGTTTGGGCTAAATTGCATGGAAAGTGCTCCCCTCTCCAAGCTTAAGCTACTGCGCTCTTGTGAGCGGTTCAAATTACTACTATCAAGTAAAATGGAGCTATGTCTTTGTTTTGAGCCCTTAATTTCCAGAGACCTCCCATCTAATTGGTCCTTAAGTAACACCATTTGTAATATTATTAGTATCTCTgagttttgtctttgttttagTTTCTATTGGGTTAAGTAGGTATGCAACTCTGTGGTTCATACCGCAGCAAAGCTTGCTATAAGCTACCTATACAGCGGTGCTTTTTATTACCGCTGCAATAGGTCTACTGCGGCACTTAAACAGTGACGCTGCTAACCGCTGCAATAGTAGCCACAAGTAAAGGTTAAAAGTGCCTTTAGCGGCGCTTTTTTGGTTTTAGCGGCGCTTTTGGAACACCGCAATAGCCCTTTTTCTTGCAGTGAATATCCCCTATTAACCCAATTCTTTTAcgcaatatttgtttttgtttacaacGTATCATGCAACTTTTTtatacaaattagagtttagGACAATGATAAGTtctcttaaattatatattatatatccttctcaaaaaaaaaaattatatattatatacatatatatattgtggggggCACAAGAATCTAcgggcccggctcgctcactTATAGGGAATCCACaggcccccaaactaaaggaggccaggtcCCAAGCCCGAAAGTAGTGAGCTCGATATGGCCAAAAGACACGTCCGAGGACCACtccgtcctcggaaagcccaggaCCCCACTGACGAAAATGGGATACAGGCGAGCTTGAGaggtcagaaaatatctcatggaaatagtccttaatacccttccttgacataacactgcccctaacaaagccgggatcttaggctttatggatcatctacagCAAATTTGggactagactgatgggacagatatctgtcccggaaagatcgaccctacacgtggacgaaggacaactaacgtaggctagtataaaagagaatgttatgtgaccaaaggtGGGACTCCCATCtggcttctggagaaagacttgatgaaagtgaGGGTCTGGATAAGACACgccggacatcacctaaaaTCCCACCGATGGGTGACCGGGAACAGCGCCCTCACGCCTcggatcatatccgaggagccaaatcctcctagatacaagattgaagggcctgaatatccagcccgaaGCTCTTCCTCATGTCGGTGTGCCTGTAGTCCGGCCCGAGATGCCGCCCCGcgacccaacgctggccttttgttaagcccactctctacaaatatcattgtgagggattttccTTGCGCGAGCCCAACAACGTTGATGGGCcgctgaagattttgtgtccctacatatatatatatacacacacatttatttatttagatataTGTTTTGAGTAATTAAGTCCCCTGGTTATTGTGTCAATACTATAACTCGgtccataaacaaaaatttttggcTTCACCAGAGTTATAACAAAAACTCATGAACACTAACTAATATATATCAAATGtaaagaaattatatttttttttattattagaaaagaagaataaatcTAACATATGTAGTGAGGATATTAAGGGCCtattgggtttgaatttttcaagtggtttaaaaatatatataaaaataattaaacttgatttatatctttcttggttaacccaaaaaacaaaaagataatataatttttaacgTGAAAATTCCATAATATTTATAACTAAAGATacatagagggaaaaaaaaaatcgaaaaagCAAAATCAAACAGACCCATGCAAATTTGTACATAGATATAGCAGCTGTCCCACGACAGTTTTATGGCATAATAATACAGAATCGAAACATGCTAGACGTCTTCTGAACTTTATTTTTGATACAACTGATGGAAATTCAAACTTAGACGCTTCCTGAATTTTTGGGAATCTCCTCTCTACATTTTATGCAGAAATTCCCACTTCTACATTTGTCACACAGATTCTCTTGTTCTGAATTTTTGATCTCTTGTTCTTGATCTGCATGTGCTTTGAacttgttagagatatatattgttcatattagcccaatgtaataggcccaaacctaattctactttgtgtgcaagtcaagtcttctacttgtactagaagtctattagtctagggtttagtcgcctatatatactcatgttagggttcattgtaatacaggttattgtactacactcttatacacaataaagatgtagcccttaagggattcctccgtagATGTAGGCCGTCAAGGCTGAACTACGTAATCCTCGTGTTCTTAATGTTCCTATTGTATGCCTCcccttccgcatccactctagcatatacaacatggtataacacacaTCAcgatgctaatatttaacatggtatcagagctaaactccgttcttggcatcaaacaaacatctctacacaacaaagaagattctcacgtGCACACCACCAACAGAAGTCACACATGCTTGTCTGCTGGATCTAGATTCCACGGCATCTCGCAGCCGCCACGGCTCACTGCTGTGTCCAAGatccacaaactcaagcaaagcCGTGACTTAACTTTTCAGATCTGTGCACATCAAGCCTTCGCCTATTGAAACCGACACCACAGACGTGCTCCTCGGCCTCCCGTGAGGAAAACCCAGAAATCCGGTCACCCGAAGCCCTGCCACGCGCCTCCACACGCCTCAGTTGTCTCCGGAAAATCTCCCACGCGCCGCCTCAGATTCCTGACTTCCAGATCGTGTTCTTGGTACACGCGCCGCCATGATGGCCTCCTCGTCCACCGATCTACAAAACCTAGGCACTCGACCTCCATCAGCAGCCGCAGAACTCTCACACGCGCCGCCGAATGTTCTTGACTCCTAGCTTGGATCTCAGCTACACGTGCCGCCAAGACGGCCTTGTCGTCCCCCGATCTACTTGGCCTGAAAATCTGGTGATCATACGAACTCACACGCGCCTTCCGGGTTTCTGGCTTCTCCTCCACGCGCCGGTGAACATCGCACGCTCCTGCCAGGCGCCGGAAAACTACTGCTGATGTAATCTGACGTCACCGGATGACGTCATCACTCCACGTCAGCAGCCATGCAAGCACCTCCACATCAGCCCTAGTCCACGTCAGCGACACGTCATtagccacgtcagcagtgtcgTTTCGTCAGCACCACGTCACCTAGCTGACCGTTGACCCGGACTGACCTGACCCGAACCACTCGGATCTGACCCgtgagcactttgactgttgactttgaccctggaccagttgactttgactttttgagtcgacctttgaccaaaagtcaaaatttccacTTGACCATATAAATCAAACCTCGTAGCACAAAAGGAAAAGCAGCTGCAGTCAGGACGTACCGAAATCCATGAGATGCATGAGGTGTGACGGCAAATATGGCCGATCCGTAAGTTACAAGCATTGAAGCTGTGGCAATAAATACTTCTAAATGGAAAGGGAAGTTATATGTGAGAGACATAATGACAAGAACCGAAGTGGAAAGTGCCACAGTGTTAAAAACCATGAAAACATAGAAGGGGTTTGTTTGAGACGCGTAAATGGCCGTCCCTGCAGCATGTATTATAGCACATGAAGGGTCAGATGGCAATCCCTGATTACTTTTTTCATCACATAAAGTCTGATTCTTTTTCATATCATCTTGCCAAACACCACCAGGAGGGTTAACCCCAGCTTGAAAAGTCACTGCTGCAATTAGAGTTGCAACTATCAACAGAATGTTTCGGACTTCGACCGTCTTGTCCGTTATTGGGTCATATTGGAAGTCTTTAAACCAGCTCCTGCTTCTCTTAAATGGAATGCAGCGATCCATTAATTTTTCTCAAGCAATAACAATGTATCGATGATTGTGTTGTGTCCTAgacttatctatatataatagaatGAAAGTTATATGCTTGTC
This genomic stretch from Quercus robur chromosome 4, dhQueRobu3.1, whole genome shotgun sequence harbors:
- the LOC126722363 gene encoding uncharacterized protein LOC126722363, which encodes MDRCIPFKRSRSWFKDFQYDPITDKTVEVRNILLIVATLIAAVTFQAGVNPPGGVWQDDMKKNQTLCDEKSNQGLPSDPSCAIIHAAGTAIYASQTNPFYVFMVFNTVALSTSVLVIMSLTYNFPFHLEVFIATASMLVTYGSAIFAVTPHASHGFRYVLTAAAFPFVLRGLIYMVKWKF
- the LOC126722362 gene encoding uncharacterized protein LOC126722362, with product MASPPLPTPKSWFRYFQYEEGRDSPNDARNVLLVVVTLITAVTFQAGVNPPGGVWQDEKYGPNGHKAGRAIYASQKQAYYVFLFSNTLALSTSVLVIMSLTYRFPFHLEVWFATASMLVTYASAVFAVTPDESFRFRYILIASLGPFALRCLIQIFKKYRSLSSN